Proteins encoded by one window of Candidatus Odinarchaeum yellowstonii:
- the ppsA gene encoding phosphoenolpyruvate synthase: MSDKSKKYILWFNELTKEDIPYVGGKCANLGELTRAGAPTPKGFAVTAYAYKKFITETGLVNKIKSVLKNIDLSDFNKLNKISRDIRNLIESTPIFPEIKQEIFDAYSKLENLTRKNVRLSVRSSATAEDLPGASFAGQQDTFLNIDRDHLIEAVLKCWSSLYTPRAISYRHEKGFDHEKVLISVAVQEMVAPDPEAQGVMFTIHPVTGDHTKILIEASYGLGEAVVSGSVTPDTFIVDKNTMKIIEKQIGKKATKDVIDVKTGKVVTVPVPKEEQEKLCIPDEYVLELARIAKKIEEHYGIPMDIEWAIDRETRKIYILQARPETIHGVQTAKKPAAAASQISDSKILVKGLPVSPGVGAGPVNIILDSSEINKIQKGDILVTKMTTPSWVPAMKKSAAIVTDEGGYTCHAAIVSRELGVPCVVGAGNATAVLKSNQLVTVDGSKGFVYEGLVQKTEEKSTPTTGTVFEQPITATKIYVNLSIPEKAEQVARETLADGVGLLRAEHMMLSIGKHPKLLIEEGGAELMIDKFAESIRIVAQAFHPKPVIYRALDFKPDEFLALEGGEKYEREAGHIGPNPMIGYRGQFRYTKEPEIFKLELAAIKRVREKYNLKNVHLMIPFVRTIGEFRKVKEIIYSEGLNPEQDPDFWLWIMLEVPSAVFIIDKLCAEGINGISIGSNDLTMLILGVDRNDASVQEIYDERDIAVLRAINYVTKVCKKYGVTVSICGQAPSVYPEYAEFLVRLGVTSISVNPDAVISTRLHVAQIEKKLALEKVTGKSKLKIGGLEEDELDFWRILS, translated from the coding sequence ATGTCTGACAAATCGAAGAAGTACATATTATGGTTTAATGAACTTACGAAGGAAGACATACCGTACGTTGGTGGTAAATGCGCTAATCTAGGCGAGCTCACCCGCGCCGGAGCCCCCACCCCTAAAGGCTTCGCTGTAACCGCTTATGCTTATAAGAAATTCATCACCGAAACAGGTTTAGTAAATAAAATAAAATCTGTGTTGAAGAATATTGATTTATCTGATTTTAATAAGCTTAATAAAATTTCACGTGACATCAGAAATTTAATCGAGTCAACTCCAATTTTCCCCGAAATAAAACAGGAGATATTTGACGCTTATAGTAAGCTGGAGAATTTAACTCGTAAAAATGTGCGCCTATCCGTTAGATCAAGCGCTACAGCTGAAGACCTTCCGGGGGCTAGTTTTGCAGGTCAACAGGATACATTTCTAAACATTGACAGAGATCATCTGATCGAAGCTGTGCTAAAGTGTTGGAGCTCATTGTACACACCTCGCGCCATCTCTTACCGGCATGAGAAAGGATTCGATCATGAAAAAGTATTGATAAGTGTGGCTGTACAGGAAATGGTTGCCCCGGATCCTGAAGCTCAAGGCGTTATGTTCACTATACACCCTGTTACCGGGGACCATACCAAAATTTTAATAGAGGCCAGCTACGGGCTCGGTGAAGCTGTAGTCAGCGGATCAGTAACCCCGGACACATTTATAGTAGATAAGAATACGATGAAGATTATTGAAAAACAGATCGGTAAGAAGGCTACAAAGGACGTTATCGACGTTAAAACAGGTAAAGTTGTAACTGTGCCCGTTCCTAAGGAAGAGCAGGAAAAATTATGTATACCAGATGAATATGTTTTAGAATTGGCGCGGATAGCGAAAAAAATAGAGGAACACTACGGTATTCCAATGGATATTGAATGGGCTATAGACAGAGAAACTCGTAAAATATATATTCTTCAAGCTAGGCCTGAAACAATTCACGGCGTTCAAACTGCTAAGAAACCGGCAGCCGCTGCTTCACAAATCTCTGATAGTAAGATTCTAGTTAAAGGTCTGCCTGTAAGCCCGGGTGTCGGCGCCGGCCCGGTTAATATAATTTTGGATTCAAGTGAAATTAATAAAATTCAGAAGGGTGATATACTGGTTACAAAAATGACTACGCCTTCATGGGTTCCCGCTATGAAGAAATCCGCGGCTATTGTAACTGATGAAGGAGGGTATACATGTCACGCTGCGATTGTCAGCAGAGAACTTGGTGTTCCGTGTGTTGTAGGGGCCGGTAACGCGACAGCTGTCTTAAAAAGCAATCAGTTAGTAACTGTGGATGGAAGTAAAGGCTTCGTCTACGAGGGTTTAGTTCAAAAAACAGAGGAGAAGAGTACACCCACCACCGGCACAGTGTTCGAGCAGCCTATCACCGCCACTAAAATCTATGTGAATCTCTCGATACCTGAGAAAGCTGAGCAGGTGGCGCGTGAAACCTTAGCTGACGGTGTCGGCCTTCTCAGAGCAGAGCATATGATGCTTTCGATAGGGAAGCATCCTAAACTTCTAATTGAGGAAGGCGGCGCTGAACTTATGATCGATAAATTCGCTGAAAGTATTAGAATAGTCGCTCAAGCGTTCCATCCGAAGCCGGTTATATACAGGGCCTTAGATTTTAAACCAGATGAATTTTTAGCTCTTGAAGGCGGTGAAAAATATGAGCGTGAAGCGGGTCACATAGGCCCTAACCCTATGATAGGTTATCGAGGACAGTTTAGATACACTAAGGAACCGGAGATTTTCAAGTTAGAGTTGGCTGCGATTAAAAGAGTGAGAGAGAAATATAATCTAAAAAACGTTCACTTAATGATACCTTTTGTTAGAACTATAGGAGAGTTCAGAAAAGTTAAAGAAATAATTTATAGTGAAGGGCTAAACCCTGAGCAGGACCCAGATTTCTGGCTTTGGATAATGTTAGAGGTCCCATCCGCAGTGTTTATAATAGATAAATTATGCGCGGAGGGTATTAACGGCATCAGTATAGGTTCAAACGATTTAACTATGCTGATTTTAGGTGTTGATCGAAACGATGCTAGCGTACAAGAGATTTACGATGAACGGGATATAGCTGTTTTAAGAGCTATAAATTATGTGACAAAGGTTTGCAAAAAATATGGGGTAACTGTCTCAATCTGCGGGCAGGCGCCGAGCGTCTACCCAGAGTATGCTGAGTTTTTAGTAAGACTAGGCGTTACAAGCATAAGCGTTAACCCTGACGCTGTTATCTCAACAAGACTTCACGTAGCTCAGATTGAAAAGAAGCTGGCACTGGAGAAGGTTACAGGTAAATCTAAGCTTAAAATAGGTGGATTAGAAGAAGATGAACTGGACTTCTGGCGAATACTCTCGTAA
- a CDS encoding 50S ribosomal protein L16: MPKRPGHCYSKLEPRPYVKKKTRKKKELVRGVPDSKIQVFEMGAKGVKFPVYVHLVAKEAGQIRHFALESARISANRLLEKEAVSKESYHLKVRVYPHHVLRENKMMAFAGADRLQDGMRRAFGKPIGTAARVRANQEIITIGVIPQLLEIAKLALKRAAAKIPLPCSIVVTSNSA, encoded by the coding sequence ATGCCTAAAAGACCTGGACATTGTTATAGTAAGCTAGAGCCTAGACCATACGTGAAAAAAAAGACGCGTAAGAAAAAAGAGCTTGTTAGAGGAGTCCCTGACAGTAAGATTCAGGTATTCGAGATGGGGGCTAAAGGAGTGAAATTCCCTGTGTACGTTCACCTAGTAGCTAAAGAAGCAGGCCAGATAAGACATTTCGCGCTTGAATCCGCTCGTATCTCAGCTAACCGTCTTCTAGAGAAGGAAGCAGTTAGTAAAGAAAGTTATCATTTAAAGGTTAGAGTCTACCCCCATCATGTTTTACGGGAAAATAAAATGATGGCTTTCGCAGGCGCTGACAGACTTCAAGACGGTATGAGAAGAGCTTTCGGTAAGCCTATAGGAACAGCGGCTAGAGTTAGAGCTAACCAAGAGATTATTACCATAGGGGTTATACCTCAACTTTTAGAAATCGCGAAGCTAGCTCTTAAAAGAGCTGCTGCGAAGATACCTCTTCCATGCTCGATAGTGGTTACTTCAAACAGCGCTTAA
- a CDS encoding iron-sulfur cluster assembly protein, which yields MVSKDEVMEVLKTCYDPEIPVNIVDLGLIYDVQVKDERDVYVKMTLTAPGCPLHSLIANEVRNKLKNIKNIGKVEVQLVWDPPWSPEMMSPEAKKILGF from the coding sequence ATGGTTTCAAAAGATGAAGTCATGGAAGTTTTAAAAACCTGCTATGACCCTGAGATACCTGTTAACATTGTTGATTTAGGTTTAATATATGATGTTCAAGTTAAAGATGAGCGGGATGTATACGTGAAAATGACTTTAACAGCCCCAGGCTGTCCACTCCACTCTTTAATAGCTAACGAAGTTCGTAACAAATTAAAGAATATTAAAAACATCGGTAAAGTAGAAGTTCAATTAGTTTGGGATCCTCCCTGGTCCCCTGAAATGATGTCCCCTGAAGCTAAAAAAATACTCGGCTTTTAA
- a CDS encoding RNA methyltransferase yields MKKTNSLENFRVVLVEPESSGNIGSIARLMKNFGLKHLVLVNPLAEVNEECVNFAAHGADIINNVKIVETLEKALEDTDLIIGTTSISASDYNPIRTCLSSYELYNLEFTQKNVVALVFGRESRGLSNEELNQCDFTVTIPAEPAYPTLNISHAASIIFYELYRIKAKKGFQKNRLASRVEKEAILKYFNEILREINYHVFKFHVATRIIRNIFTRALITGREAHTLIGILRRVSENLRKVEKK; encoded by the coding sequence ATGAAAAAAACTAACTCTTTAGAGAATTTTAGAGTGGTACTCGTCGAGCCGGAGAGCAGCGGAAATATAGGTTCTATAGCTAGATTAATGAAAAACTTCGGTTTAAAACACTTAGTATTGGTTAATCCCCTCGCGGAAGTTAACGAGGAATGCGTGAATTTCGCAGCTCATGGAGCGGATATTATAAACAATGTTAAAATAGTTGAAACATTAGAGAAGGCTTTAGAAGACACTGATTTAATTATAGGAACCACGTCCATATCGGCCTCAGATTACAATCCTATAAGAACATGTTTATCATCCTATGAATTATATAATTTAGAGTTTACACAGAAAAACGTTGTAGCGCTAGTTTTCGGAAGGGAGAGCAGGGGATTATCGAACGAGGAATTAAATCAATGTGATTTCACCGTTACAATACCAGCTGAACCCGCCTATCCAACTTTGAATATTTCACATGCTGCTTCAATAATATTTTATGAGTTGTATAGAATTAAGGCGAAAAAAGGTTTCCAAAAAAATAGGCTAGCTAGTAGAGTTGAAAAAGAAGCTATATTAAAGTATTTTAACGAGATTCTAAGAGAAATCAACTACCACGTCTTTAAATTTCACGTAGCTACTAGAATAATTAGAAACATATTCACAAGAGCTTTAATAACCGGGCGGGAGGCTCATACTTTGATAGGTATTCTAAGACGGGTTTCAGAGAATCTGCGCAAAGTAGAGAAGAAATGA
- a CDS encoding 50S ribosome-binding GTPase encodes MPTNLPPEAQVAEEKYKEAKTLPEKIKALQDFISKIPKHKGTEKLLSVLKTRLAKLKNELENSKKIKRSSGRKTNIPKEGAAQVVLIGLTNTGKSALLNALTGVDVKIADYPFTTKEPALGMLNYEGVLIQLIEVPAIFDGLTNSSTGPSIFSIIRNADSILILIDLAENPYEQLNIIINELERNSIKINKSPPAAKIKKTGSGGLNIIGLQYFKGSKEDLIELLKESGIYNATVHLSDYVTLADFVEILDERIVYKPAIIVATKGDVEGSAANYEILKKYSGEVAEIIPVSVNKNIGIELLKNKIFTMLNIIRVYTKDASNTVSPKPLVLKKGATVRDVARRLGSTFLKEFKYAKISGPSAKFPGEKVGLDHELADKDAVQIFT; translated from the coding sequence ATGCCTACTAATCTACCGCCTGAAGCTCAGGTGGCAGAGGAGAAATATAAAGAAGCTAAAACACTTCCTGAGAAGATTAAAGCGCTCCAAGACTTTATTAGTAAAATACCTAAACATAAAGGAACTGAAAAATTATTAAGCGTGTTAAAAACAAGACTAGCTAAACTTAAAAACGAATTAGAGAACTCTAAAAAAATTAAGAGGAGCAGTGGTAGAAAAACAAATATACCTAAAGAAGGCGCTGCGCAAGTTGTATTAATAGGTTTAACAAACACGGGTAAAAGCGCGCTCCTAAACGCTTTAACAGGTGTTGACGTAAAAATTGCAGACTATCCTTTTACAACAAAGGAACCGGCGCTGGGAATGCTCAACTACGAGGGGGTTTTAATTCAATTAATAGAGGTCCCTGCAATATTCGATGGGTTAACAAACAGCTCCACTGGGCCCTCCATATTTAGTATAATAAGAAACGCGGATTCTATATTAATATTAATAGATTTAGCGGAGAACCCTTACGAGCAATTAAATATCATAATCAATGAACTTGAGAGAAACAGTATAAAAATAAATAAATCACCCCCAGCTGCAAAAATTAAAAAAACCGGAAGCGGTGGTTTAAACATCATAGGCTTACAGTATTTTAAAGGTTCTAAAGAAGATCTTATAGAATTACTGAAGGAATCAGGAATATATAATGCAACGGTACATTTAAGCGATTATGTCACGTTAGCAGATTTCGTAGAGATTTTAGATGAGCGAATCGTATATAAACCAGCTATTATAGTAGCCACTAAAGGAGACGTAGAAGGATCGGCTGCTAACTATGAAATTTTAAAAAAATATTCGGGTGAAGTAGCGGAGATTATACCAGTCTCAGTTAATAAAAACATAGGAATTGAATTATTAAAAAACAAGATTTTCACAATGCTGAACATAATAAGAGTATACACTAAAGATGCTTCAAACACTGTTTCACCTAAACCCCTAGTTTTAAAAAAAGGTGCGACGGTAAGAGATGTTGCTAGAAGATTAGGTTCAACGTTCTTAAAAGAATTCAAGTACGCGAAGATCTCCGGGCCGTCCGCTAAGTTTCCGGGAGAGAAAGTGGGATTAGACCATGAATTAGCAGATAAAGACGCGGTGCAAATATTCACTTGA
- a CDS encoding class I SAM-dependent methyltransferase yields MIKFSYNGYIFHITENVYPPSEDSILLLENIILNPDDIALEIGTGSGFIAIQIAKKVKKILATDISSDALKNAVENAKLNKIHNIEFRLGDLFTPIMNGEKFTVIIFNPPYLPTSECDKINNQLEVAWNGGINGRSVIDKFLFSVKNFLEDAGRIYLIQSSLSGIEETISKLRQENFKTKILARRKYFFEELAVIEAKKQGE; encoded by the coding sequence ATGATAAAATTTTCATATAATGGTTACATTTTCCATATTACTGAAAACGTATACCCGCCCTCAGAGGATAGCATACTCTTACTAGAGAATATTATTTTAAACCCTGATGATATCGCATTAGAGATCGGTACAGGATCAGGGTTCATAGCCATTCAGATAGCTAAAAAAGTTAAAAAAATTTTAGCAACCGATATATCTAGTGACGCGTTGAAAAATGCTGTTGAAAACGCTAAATTAAACAAGATCCATAATATAGAGTTTCGTTTAGGAGATTTATTCACACCGATAATGAATGGAGAGAAATTCACAGTGATTATTTTTAACCCACCATACCTTCCTACAAGCGAATGCGATAAAATAAACAATCAATTAGAGGTTGCTTGGAATGGTGGAATTAACGGTAGAAGCGTAATCGATAAGTTCCTCTTCTCAGTTAAAAATTTCTTAGAAGACGCTGGTAGAATTTATTTAATCCAATCTAGTTTATCTGGAATAGAGGAGACTATAAGTAAATTAAGACAAGAGAATTTTAAAACCAAAATTCTCGCAAGAAGAAAATACTTCTTTGAAGAGCTGGCGGTCATAGAAGCTAAAAAACAAGGTGAATGA